A region of Allocoleopsis franciscana PCC 7113 DNA encodes the following proteins:
- the smc gene encoding chromosome segregation protein SMC, translated as MVHIKRVELTNFKSFGGTTSIPLLPGFTVVSGPNGSGKSNILDALLFCLGLASSKGMRAERLPDLVNHDKERRGTVEASVTATFDLSDAPDALLDDEEENDDVGAVPPYPHQNQENPESDSCEPLDPPQPPTPPPTAPPLTKGGTQGGLEWSVTRRLRVTQQGTYTSNYYINGESCTLTELHEQLNRLRVYPEGYNVVLQGDVTSIISMNSRERREIIDELAGVAAFDRKIVQTKETLAQVKEREDDCRIIEQELVAQRDRLASDRLKAEKYQKLRADLLEKQQWEAVLKWRFLQQQEGKLREQIEAGDREEAQLTSQLTALEAEIRQTTGELDQLNSRVKALGEEEQIAVASTLATQEAERRQLQNRQQELAENIEQTERRLKRTQEEIQQYEQTLQQLNEQKHHVETQDLEALRTARDEVQHSLNQSREEANAIASASEVWVQQQTVLNRQIETLLQTIDPQRTEQAQLQERHNQLSRQIEEQTQLLQTLEPEITTKQAQSTDLETQLASFSQQAQTLAQSLVTAEQELQIQQQTQTRLLAEQREKQRQLDKLEAQAQAQQEAQGTYATKVILHSDLPGVCGLVAQLGRVEPRYQLALETAAGARLGNLVVEDDGVAAAGIELLKQKRAGRATFLPLNKIQAPRFTETAALRYVNGFIDYAVHLIDCDPRYRDIFAYVFGNTVVFETLNTARPYLGKHRIVTLEGEILEMSGAMTGGSSSHRSELHFGTSDATESAEVALLRNRLQDIEQILSRCGELIHQGVARVKQLTQELTEAKAKRSETQLRLEQLNKEIKSLTAQLEQVRSLLAKNTHELSTASDRLQALSLNLPTQEAQLVELRQQLAQLEQSQTPNEWQQIQGMIKGWEAQLSEREQALRAAEKQLLDLDSQQQRTKEKITEGYRQVAEYQTQHQSVQEQLAAISHQLVGMNEAITKTQGTLTQLEQQLGEVKQERDRVEQHLRERHLFQQQQSWQRQKLQETQVARREELSSLQAQLQLQQTELPDPLPELPEHWQTETPNLRTPDLPSLLEHLQKEIRNAQKRLQAMEPVNMLALEEYDRTQNRLSELSEKLATLEAERTELLLRIENFTTLRFRAFKEAFDAINENFQSIFAELSDGDGYLQLDDPEDPFNGGLNLVAHPKGKPVQRLASMSGGEKSLTALSFIFALQRYRPSPFYAFDEVDMFLDGANVERLARMIKQQAMLAQFIVVSLRRPMIESSERTIGVTQARGAYTQVLGLKLPPKSAIR; from the coding sequence ATGGTGCATATCAAGCGCGTGGAACTCACGAACTTTAAATCCTTTGGCGGCACGACATCCATTCCCTTGCTGCCAGGATTTACAGTGGTTTCCGGGCCAAATGGGTCAGGTAAGTCAAATATCCTAGATGCCCTACTTTTTTGCCTTGGTCTTGCCAGTTCCAAGGGAATGCGTGCTGAACGCCTTCCCGATCTAGTTAATCACGATAAAGAGCGTCGGGGTACCGTTGAAGCTAGCGTTACCGCCACATTTGATTTATCCGATGCACCCGATGCCCTCTTAGACGACGAAGAAGAGAACGACGACGTAGGGGCGGTGCCCCCGTACCCGCACCAGAATCAGGAAAATCCCGAATCAGACTCTTGTGAACCTCTCGATCCCCCCCAACCCCCCACCCCCCCGCCTACGGCACCCCCCCTTACTAAGGGGGGGACACAAGGGGGGTTAGAGTGGAGTGTGACGCGACGGCTAAGAGTAACCCAGCAAGGCACCTACACCTCGAATTACTACATCAACGGCGAATCTTGCACCCTCACTGAACTTCACGAACAGCTCAACCGTCTGCGAGTGTATCCAGAAGGTTACAACGTAGTGTTGCAAGGGGATGTTACCAGTATCATTTCCATGAACTCACGGGAGCGTCGGGAGATTATTGACGAGTTAGCGGGTGTTGCTGCGTTTGATCGCAAAATTGTCCAAACCAAAGAAACTTTAGCTCAAGTCAAAGAGCGAGAAGACGATTGTCGCATCATAGAACAAGAACTGGTAGCTCAGCGCGATCGCCTCGCTTCAGATCGCCTCAAAGCCGAGAAATACCAAAAGCTACGAGCTGATCTCCTAGAAAAGCAGCAGTGGGAAGCCGTCCTCAAATGGCGCTTTCTGCAACAACAAGAGGGGAAGCTTCGGGAGCAAATTGAAGCAGGCGACCGAGAAGAAGCTCAACTTACTTCCCAGCTTACCGCCCTAGAAGCAGAAATCCGCCAAACCACAGGCGAACTCGACCAACTCAACAGCCGTGTCAAAGCCTTGGGAGAAGAGGAACAGATTGCTGTTGCTTCTACCCTCGCCACCCAAGAAGCCGAACGGCGTCAGCTACAAAATCGACAACAGGAACTCGCCGAAAACATAGAGCAAACTGAACGTCGCCTCAAACGGACACAGGAGGAGATTCAGCAATACGAGCAAACCCTGCAACAACTCAACGAGCAAAAACATCATGTAGAAACCCAAGATTTAGAGGCTCTACGTACCGCACGGGATGAGGTGCAACACAGCCTGAACCAAAGTCGGGAAGAAGCCAATGCGATCGCCTCAGCCTCCGAAGTCTGGGTACAGCAACAAACGGTACTCAACCGCCAAATCGAAACATTACTCCAAACCATTGACCCCCAACGTACCGAGCAAGCTCAACTCCAAGAACGCCATAATCAGCTCAGCCGTCAAATCGAAGAACAAACCCAACTCTTACAAACTTTAGAGCCAGAAATTACCACAAAACAGGCTCAATCCACCGATTTAGAAACTCAGTTAGCCAGTTTTTCTCAACAAGCTCAAACCCTCGCCCAATCCCTCGTTACCGCTGAACAAGAACTGCAAATTCAGCAGCAGACTCAAACTCGCCTCTTAGCTGAACAACGGGAAAAACAACGCCAACTCGATAAACTCGAAGCCCAAGCCCAAGCCCAACAAGAAGCTCAAGGCACCTACGCCACCAAAGTTATTTTACACAGTGACTTACCCGGTGTTTGTGGCTTAGTTGCCCAACTTGGTCGCGTCGAACCCCGCTATCAGTTAGCCTTAGAAACGGCGGCAGGTGCGCGTTTGGGAAATTTGGTGGTTGAAGATGATGGTGTGGCGGCGGCTGGGATTGAGCTGCTCAAACAAAAACGAGCCGGTCGAGCGACATTCTTACCCCTGAATAAAATCCAGGCTCCTCGATTCACGGAAACGGCTGCTCTGCGTTATGTGAACGGCTTCATCGATTACGCGGTTCACCTGATTGACTGCGATCCTCGCTACAGGGACATTTTCGCCTATGTGTTCGGGAATACAGTCGTGTTTGAAACCCTCAACACCGCTCGTCCTTATCTAGGAAAACACCGCATTGTTACCTTAGAAGGGGAAATTCTGGAAATGAGTGGTGCGATGACGGGTGGGAGTAGTAGCCATCGTTCTGAATTACACTTTGGCACCAGCGATGCCACAGAATCCGCAGAAGTGGCGCTGTTGAGAAACCGTCTCCAAGATATCGAGCAGATTCTATCGCGTTGTGGCGAGTTGATTCATCAGGGAGTAGCCAGGGTGAAACAACTGACGCAAGAACTGACAGAAGCCAAGGCGAAACGCTCGGAAACTCAATTGCGATTGGAACAGTTAAATAAAGAGATTAAGAGTTTAACGGCTCAGTTGGAACAAGTGCGATCGCTTCTGGCGAAAAATACTCATGAACTATCTACAGCGAGCGATCGCCTCCAAGCTCTCAGCCTCAATTTACCGACTCAAGAAGCTCAACTCGTGGAATTACGCCAACAGTTGGCACAGTTAGAGCAATCTCAAACGCCTAACGAATGGCAACAAATTCAGGGCATGATCAAAGGCTGGGAAGCGCAGTTAAGTGAGCGTGAACAAGCACTTCGAGCCGCAGAAAAACAGCTTCTGGACTTAGACAGTCAGCAGCAGCGTACCAAGGAAAAAATTACCGAAGGCTATCGACAGGTAGCCGAATACCAAACCCAACACCAGTCTGTGCAGGAACAGCTTGCAGCCATCAGCCATCAGTTGGTAGGGATGAATGAAGCTATTACGAAAACACAAGGTACGTTAACCCAGTTGGAGCAGCAATTAGGGGAAGTGAAACAGGAACGCGATCGCGTCGAGCAACACTTGCGAGAACGGCACCTTTTCCAACAACAGCAATCCTGGCAACGGCAAAAACTCCAAGAAACTCAAGTCGCACGACGCGAGGAACTGAGCAGCTTACAAGCTCAACTTCAACTCCAACAAACCGAGTTACCCGATCCCCTGCCAGAGTTACCCGAACATTGGCAAACGGAAACCCCCAATCTGCGAACTCCTGACCTTCCCAGCCTACTCGAACACCTGCAAAAAGAAATACGGAATGCTCAAAAACGCCTCCAGGCGATGGAACCCGTGAATATGCTGGCGTTAGAAGAATACGATCGCACCCAAAATCGCTTATCTGAACTCTCTGAGAAACTCGCCACCCTAGAGGCTGAGCGTACCGAACTTCTGCTGAGAATCGAAAACTTCACCACTCTGAGATTTCGTGCCTTCAAAGAAGCTTTTGATGCCATTAACGAGAACTTTCAAAGCATCTTTGCCGAACTCTCGGACGGCGATGGTTATCTACAGTTGGATGACCCCGAAGACCCCTTTAACGGTGGACTTAATCTGGTCGCTCATCCTAAAGGCAAACCCGTACAGCGTCTGGCTTCCATGTCAGGGGGCGAAAAGTCCCTCACGGCTCTCAGTTTTATCTTCGCGCTGCAACGTTACCGTCCTTCGCCGTTTTACGCCTTTGACGAAGTTGATATGTTCCTCGATGGGGCAAATGTCGAGCGATTAGCTAGAATGATCAAACAACAGGCTATGCTAGCCCAGTTTATTGTGGTGAGTTTACGCCGACCGATGATTGAGTCTTCGGAGCGCACGATTGGTGTCACGCAGGCTAGAGGAGCGTATACTCAAGTGTTAGGACTAAAATTACCGCCTAAAAGCGCCATTCGATAG